GTTGCCGATGGTGCCGCGCACATGCAGCCGCGGGTCGGGGCGGTCGGGGTCGCTGCCGAAGGACAGCGGATGGTCCGGGCCCGCAAGCACGAGGTCGTCGGTGTCGAGGCGAAAGACGAGTTTGCGCGCCGCCCCCTCGCCTTCGCTCTTCATCTCGACCGCGCGAAAGGGCGTGTCCTCGACCGCGATGGCGAGCTTTTCGGCCGGGGTGACGAGGACGTGGCTGCCGTCGGCCTCGCGCCGCAGAATCGTCGAGAAAAGCCTGACCATCGCCGGCCGGTTGATCCGTCCGCCCTCGTGATACCAGCTGCCGTCGGCGCGGATCTCCATCGCGCTGTCG
This DNA window, taken from Sphingopyxis alaskensis RB2256, encodes the following:
- a CDS encoding DUF1285 domain-containing protein, encoding MIGPSPSLSSDFAQLSLAEVAERFAAQTLPPVESWHPERSGDSAMEIRADGSWYHEGGRINRPAMVRLFSTILRREADGSHVLVTPAEKLAIAVEDTPFRAVEMKSEGEGAARKLVFRLDTDDLVLAGPDHPLSFGSDPDRPDPRLHVRGTIGNGLEARIDRALYYEIVEMALAGGDDPPVIWSNGAQFPLVDR